The Deinococcus sedimenti genomic sequence CCCGTGAACAGAAGGCGGGCAGAGGCGGGAACCGGCCCCCTCTCCATCACCTCTCAACCATCACCCATCAACCCTTTCCGCCCAGCGGGCGCGCAGCGTGTCGAAGCCCGCGTCGATCCGCGACTGCGGCAGGACCATCTGCGTGGTACTCCCGTGGCCGATCTCGTCGCCGAGTTCGTTCACGGCGCGCATCCGGGCGACGATCCGGCGGCCCTCCATCCGGTCGAAGGTGGCGGTCACGGTGACGGTCATGCCGGGCAGCGCGGACGCCGTGTGCGTGACGTCCACCTGCGTCCCGATGCCACCCTCACCGTCTTCCAGGAACGGCAGGATGATCTTGCGTCCGGCCTCCTCGAAGTGCCTGGCCATCCAGTACGTGGCGTACACGGGGTGCAGGCGGCCCAGCTCGCCGAACTCGACGGTCATGTCGTCGGTGACGGTCACGGTCAGGGTCTGCGTGAAACCTTCAGGGATGGCGTGCATGAGGAGCAGGCTAGCGTCCGCGGGCAGTATGGGGAAAGCGTGAATCCCAGCCATGCGGACACCCGCTCGGCGCGTCCGTAGACTGCCGGGATGAGGCTCAAGCCTGCCGACCTGTTCACGCTGCTGCGCGAGGCGTTCCTGGCCTTCGGGCAGGACCAGGCCCCGCGACTGGCGGCGGCCATCGCCTACTACGCGATCTTCAGCATCGCGCCCATGCTGCTGCTGGGCGTGGTGCTCGCCGGGCGGCTGATCTCGAACGTGGACGTGCAGGCGCAGCTGTTCGGGCCGGGCAGTCTGGTCGCGCAGAACCTCGGGGACAGCACCGCCGAGTTCCTGCGGGGCCTCGTGAACACCGACTCTCTGCAGAAGGGCAGCCTGATCGCCACGCTGGGCGCGTTCGTGACGCTGTTCCTGGGGGCCACGGGACTGTTCGTGCAGCTTCAGGGCGCGCTGAACGCCATGTGGGGCGCGGATCCCGCCCCGCCGCAGGGCTTCCTGCACGTGCTGGTCACGCGCGTGAAGTCCTTCGTGATGATCCTCGCCATCGGGCTGGTGCTGATCGTGTTCCTGGGCCTGAACACGTACCTGTCGGCCATCGCGCAGGGATTGGGGGACACCATCGGGGCGGGGGCGTTCTTCGTGCGGCTGGGCACGGCGCTGCTGTCCATGCTGTTCCTGACGCCGGTGTTCGCCGGGATCTACAAGGTCCTGCCGGACGTGAAACTGGAGTGGCGGGAGGTCTGGGTGGGGGGCGCGTTCACGGCGACGCTGTTCACGCTGGGGCAGTTGGGCATCGGCCTGTACCTGGGTCAGGCGGCGCCGGGCAGCGTGTTCGCGGGCGCGGCGTCGCTGGTGGTGCTGCTGCTGTGGATCTACTACTCCGCGATGATCTTCTTCTTCGGCGCGGAGGTCACGTGGGTGTACTCGCAGAAGTTCGGCACGCACGCCGGGGGCGCCGCGAACACCGCGAAGAAGGAGGCGCTGGCCGCGCAGGGCGTGGACATCGACCCGACCGAGAGCGCGCAGGAACGCGACGCGAAGGACGCGGCGGGCGCGCCGATCCGGGACGCGCGCGGCCGGGTGCTGGGCGTACCCGTCCCGAAACTGCCCCGCGTCCTGCCACGCGTGCCACGCCGCGACGAGGGCCGCGTGCTGCCCACTGTCCGCGCCACCCTGTGGAACGCCGTGACAGCCGTGCTGGCGGTCCCGGCCGTGATCGTGCTGCGGCTGCTGGGCATCACCGGCGGACGGCGAAGGTAAGAGAACAGGCATGGGGCGGAGGTGAACCACGACCTCCGCCCCATGCCTGTTCTCCGTGACTTCCCGCTCTGTTCGGTGCAGGGGATCCGAGAAAACCCCTGCCCCCACTGAACACCGCCTTCAGTCCAGCGTGGCAGGGAACGGCAGGATGCCCTCGTAGATGGCGCGGCCCACGATGGCCCCCTCGATGCGCTCCTCGCGCAGCAGTCGCACGTCGTCCAGGTTGGCGACGCCGCCGCCCACGATCAGGGTATTCGTCCAGAGACGGCGGACCTGCGCCATCAGCTCGCGGTTCAGGCCGCGCAGCGTGCCGTCGCGGGTGACGTCCGTAAAGATCAGGGTCTCCAGGCCCGCGTCGGCCAGCGTGGGGGTCAGGTCGGCGACCATGACGCCGCTGCCCTGCGCCCAGCCGTGCGTGGCGACCTCCAGCCCGCGTGCGTCCAGGCTGACGACCACGCGTTCCGGTCCGTGCGCGGCGATCAGGTCCCGCACCAGTTCGGGTTGCTTGACGGCGGCGGTACCGATCACGACGCGGTGCACGCCCAGGCGCAGCAGCTCCTCGGCGGCCTCGCGGCTGCGGATGCCGCCGCCCACCTCCACGGGCACGTCCAGCTCGGCGGTGATCTGCGCGATCACGGCGCGGTTCTCGCCGCGTCCCGTGGCGGCGTCCAGGTCCACGAGGTGCACGAGGCCCGCGCCCAGGCCGACCCAGTGGCGGGCGGCGTCCAGGGGAGAGTCGAAGTAGACGGTCTCGCGGTCGGGGTCGCCCTCGAACAGGCGCACGGCGCGGCCGGACTGGATGTCCACGCAGGGAATGATGAGCGGCTCTTGCATGAGCTTCAGGATACGGGCCCGGCTCGCGCGGGGGCGCCGGAGGGGGCTACACTGCGCGGGTGCGCGTCGGGATTGTCACTGCGACCTACCTGCCGTCCCGGAACGGGGTGGCGACCAGCACGGCGCTGTTCGCGCGGGGCCTGCGCGAGCGTGGGCACGAGGTGCGGATCTTCGCGCCCCGCCACCCGCTGATGCCGGCACACGAGGACGGCGTGTACCGCCTGAACTCGTCCTTTGCGGGCGCACGGGCGCTGGGCGCCCCGGCGGACTACCCGGTCATGCTCGCGCCAGGGCCCCTGCTGACATCGCGGCTGCCGCTGCGCGGACTGGACGTGCTGCACACCATGCACCCGTTCCTGGCCGGGCAGCTGGCCCTGAAGTGGGCGCGGCTGTCGGATGCGCCCGTGGTGTACACGGCACACACGCAGTACGACCAGTACCTGCACTACGCGCCCATGCCCAAACGGGTTGGGCGCGCGGTGCTGCGCCCGCACGTGAGCGCCTTCGCGCGCCGCGTGGACGCGGTGCTCGCGCCGGGCCGCGCGATGGTGGACATGCTGCGCGAGTACGGCTTCCAGGGTCAGGTGGACCTGATGCCGAACCCGGTGGACCTCGCCGCGTTCCGCGCCGCGACGGGCGCCGCGTTCCGCGAGCAGTACCACGTCTCGCCGGACGCGCCGCTCGTCGTATCGCTGGGCCGACTGGCCCCCGAGAAGAACCTGGACGTCCTGCTGCGCGCCTTCGACCGCGCCCGCGCCAGCCGCCCGGACCTGCGCCTGCTGGTCGTCGGGGACGGCCCCAGCCGCGCCGCGCTGGAACAGGCGGCTCCCGAGGGCGTCACCTTCACCGGGCCGGTCCCCTACGAGCGGGTGCCACAGGCGCTGGCGGCCGCCGACGTGTTCCTCACCGCCAGCACCAGCGAGGTCCTGCCGATGAGCATGATCGAGGCCCTCGCGGCGGGCGCGCCGCTGGTCGCCGCGCAGAGTCCCGCCGCGCTGGACCTGATCCAGGAGGGCGTGAACGGCACCATCCGCGCCGCCACGCCCGAGGCGCTGGCGGAGGGCCTGCTGGACACACTGATCCCGGAACGGCTGCCCGCGCTGCAGGCGGGCGCGCGCGCCAGCGCCACGCAGTACGACCTGACCACCCGCGCCGCCGCGCTGGAAGCCGTGTACGAACAGGTCATCCGCCGCAAACGCCGGTAGCACCGCAGCGCGGTCCCTGTCCGGAGACAGCTGATACGGGGTCCGTTTGTTTCGTTCACAACAGGGCAGGGCACCGGGGTGCCAGCTCCACGCCTACGCCCCCACCCACTTCTGCTCAGCGATATTCACTCGTTTCGCTCGGTCATAGCGCAGGCGTCCTGACGGCCACTGGTCTACGCACCGCCGACCAGCCAGATGAGCAGTGCGGCCGCCAGCAGGCAGCAGGGCAGGGCGTACCACAGCCACGGGCCGGGTGCGCGCCAGATGATCAGCAGGCCCATGAGTGCCCCGCCGCACCCAGCGACGCGACCAGCGTGGAGGAGCGCCCTGGGCACGCTGAATGCGTAGGCGCTCACGTAGAGCCCCAGCAGCGTCAGAAGGACGAGCAGCGCAGAGAGCAGCAGTTTTCCAGGCAAGGCCATACTGAAGTGTAGGGATGGAGAAACAGGAAGACCCCGGCATTTCTGCTGGGGTCTTCTGTGTGGTGCCGAAGATGGGACTTGAACCCACACGCCTCGCGGCGCTAGTCCCTGAAACTAGTGCGTCTACCAATTCCGCCACCTCGGCACACCTTTGGTATTCTCGCCCGCGCTCGGGCGCGTTTCAGGGCTCGCTTACTTTATAGGCGAGTGCCGGAACTGTCAACACCCCCCGGCGCCGGACGTGGAAGGGCCGCGCCGGGGCACCCTCCCCAGACGCGGCCCCTGCGGTTCATTCAGGTGACGGGTTCGCCGCGTTCGCGCAGGCGTTCGGCCAGCTTGCCGGGTTCGAAGAGGCTGGCGCCTGCGCCGTAGCGGGCGGTGACGGCGCGGTTCAGGAGCCACACGGCCACCGCGACGCCCAGGAGGCTGATGATCAGGCTCGGGACGCGCATGATGGCGTTCACGGCGGCGATCTGGGCGTTGAAGTCGTCGGTACCGAACTTCGCGGTGACGCGCTGGTAGTTCACGACGCTGTTCACCACGCCGCCGATCAGGTCGACCACGGCGAACACGACGGTGCCCTGCACCAGGCCGCGTTTCACGATGGGGTCGCGCATGGCGGTCTGGGTGGCGGCGCGGTGTTCGGGGCTCTCGCCGATGCTGGTGGCGTCCAGAAAGACGCGGAACAGCGGGACGCTGGTGGCGGCGCTGATCAGGAACAGCAGGCCCACGAGATACGAGCGGGCGCTGTCCTTGATGGCGTACCAGAAGCCGTCCACGTACCAGAAGGCCAGCGCGCCGCTGAAGATCGCGCCTGCCCCGCCGATCAATGCGACGGGGCTGACGTTGCGGTTCACGAGGAGGTCCCACAGGACGTACGCGACGGGGATCAGCGCGGCCAGGAGGTACGCGCGGACGTTGCCTGTGGTGCCGCCGCCGAACACCTGCTCGGCGACGCTGATGCCGCTGCCGAGGATGTTCGGGCTGAGGATCATGATGGGGATCAGCAGGGTGAAGATCAGGTCCCAGACGGTCTTGGGCACGCGGGGGCGTTTGGCGGGCGTGGGGGCTACGGTCATGACGGGCATTCTCCTGCATTCCCGCGTGAGGAGCAGCCCGGAAGCCGGCGGTGGCCCTGACGGGCGGTCCGGTACGCTGGAGGGAATGCGCGCTCTGGAGGTCTTCACGGTGTTCCTGCGGCTGGGCCTGTCGAGTTTCGGGGGGCCGGTCGCACACCTGGGCTTCTTCCGCGCGGAGTTCGTAGGGCGGCGCGCGTGGCTGAGTGACGCGGAGTACGCGGAGCTGGTGGCGGTGGCGAACTTCCTGCCGGGGCCGAGCAGTTCGCAGGTGGGGCTGGCGGTGGGCCTGCACAGGGCGGGGTGGGTGGGGGCTGGCGCGGCGTGGCTGGGCTTCACGCTGCCCAGCGCGCTGCTCATGGCGCTGCTGGGCGGGACGCTGGCGGGCAGCGCGGCGGACGGGGCGGGATGGGTGCAGGGCGTGAAACTGGCGGCCGTGGCAGTCGTCGCGCAGGCGGTGGCGGGCATGTGGAGCGCGCTGGTGACGGACCAGGTGCGGGCGGGGCTGGCGCTGGGCGCGGCGGCGGCACTGCTGGTGCTGCCCGCGTGGTGGCCGGGCGCGGGCGGCTGGGGCACGCTGGGCGTGCTGGGGCTGTGCGCGCTGATCGGCTGGCGGGTGCTGAGCGGCGCGGCGTCCGGGGCGGGGGCGCTGCGCGTGCCGGTGTCGCGCCGGGCGGGGGGTGCGCTGCTGGCGCTGGGCGCGGTGCTGGCCGCCACCTTCGCGGCGCTGTCGGCGCTGGGGGGCGGCTGGGCGCTGCTGTGGGCGACGTTCCGGGCGGGCGCGCTGGTGTTCGGCGGGGGGCACGTGGTACTGCCGCTGCTGGAACCCGCGTTCGTGCCGGATCTGCTGCCGCACGGGGTGTTCGTGGCGGGGTACGGCGCGGCGAACGCCATGCCGGGGCCGCTGTTCACGTTCGCGTCGTACCTGGGGGCCGCCGCCGCGCCCGCCCTGGGCCTGGGGGCGGGCGTGGCGGCGCTGCTGGGCACGCTGGGGATCTTCCTGCCGGGCGCGCTGCTGATGCTGGGCGCGCTGCCGTTCTGGTCCGCGCTGAGTGGCCGCGCAGGCGCGCGGGCGGCGCTGGCGGGCGTGAACGCGGGCGTGGTGGGCCTGCTGCTGGCGGCGCTGTACACGCCGGTGTTCACGGGCGCGGTGCGCGGCCCGGCCGACCTGGCGGGCGCGCTGCTGGCGTACGCGGCGCTGACGGCGGGGCGGGTGCCCGCGTGGGTGGTCGTGCCGGTCTGCGCGGCGCTGGGCTGGGCACTGGGCTGACTGCCGGGCGGCAGATGATGGCGGTCCGGCGTGCAGTCGCGCGGCGGCCGCCTGATTAAGCTGGCTTCATGAACAACGGTGAACAGGGGTCGGCGTGCAACTGACCGTGAACGGCCAGCGCCGCGAGGTCGCGCACCCCGACGAGATGCTGGTGTGGGTGCTGCGCGACGAACTGGGCCTGACCGGCACGCACTACGGCTGCGGGATCGGCGCGTGCGGCAGCTGCACGGTCCTGGTCGGCGGGCAGGTCACCCGCGCGTGCCTGACCCCGGCGAGCGCGGCGGCAGGACGCGAGGTCACGACCGTCGAGGGCCTCGCGCGCGGCGAGCGGCTGCATCCGGTGCAGCAGGCGTTCCTGGAAAATCCGTTGCAGTGCGGGTGGTGCCTGCCCGGGCACCTGATGTCGGCGGCGGCCCTGCTGGACCGCACGCCGGACCCCACGCCCGCGCAGATCGAGGAGGCGGCGGGCATCAACCTGTGCCGCTGCGGCGGGTACAACGCGATCCGCCGGGCGGTCGCCCGCGCAGCAGAGTTGAAACGAGGGGGCCTGTGAAACGGGTTCCGTCTGTTCCGCCCGCAGATCGGAACACCACCGATCTGCCAGCTCCACGCCCGGAACCCTTATCTCTCCTCCTCTGCGAGGCAGCTCTGCGAGTCGCCTCCGCTCGGGTTGAACGGTACACGACACCCGTCCAACCGGAGGGCCTGTGAAGCCCGTCACGCGCCGCCGGGTCCTGATCGGCCTGGGCAGCGGCGCGGGGGTGCTGATCGTGGGGGCGCCGCTGGCGCTGAACGCGGGCCGTCCGGCGCTCGTGGAGTTCATCGAGGAGAACGGTACGGGGCCGCAGGACGCGCCGCGCGACCCGGACCTGTGGTTCGAGGTGACGCCCGCCGGGGTGACGTTCTTCGTCCCGAAGGTCGAGATGGGGCAGGGCATTCACACGGCGCTGGCGCAGATCGCGGCGGAGGAGCTGGAGGTCACGCCGGAGCAGCTGACGGTGCGGCAGGCGGACACGGCGCGCGGCTACGCGGGCGGCACGATGTTCACGTTCGGTTCGACCAGCGTGAAGGCCCTGTACCGCCCGCTGCGCGAGGCGGCGGCGACCCTGCGCGAACTCCTGCGGGAGGAGGCGGCGCGGCAGCTGGGCGTTCCGGCGGCGCGGTTGACGGCGGCCGGTGGGTCGTTCTTCGTGGCGGGTTCGCGCGAGCGCATCGGGTACGCGCAGGTCGTGGCGGGCAAGCAGGGCGAGTGGGTGATTCCGGAGGCCGCGCCCGTGCTGAAGGCGCGGCGGGACTTCAAACGGATCGGGCGGGCCATGCCGCGCACGGACTTCCGGGACAAGGTGCTCGGCACGGCGACGTACGGGTACGACGCGCGTCTGCCGGGCATGCTGTTCGGCGCGGTGGCGCGCCCGCCGCGGTTCGGGGCGCGGCTGGTGTCGGCGTCGGCGGGCGCGGCGGGACGGCAGCCGGGCGTGGAGCGGGTCGTGATCGACCTGAAGGCGGGCTTCGCGGGTGTGGTCGCACGGACGCGCACGCAGGCCCGCGCGGCGCTATCTTCCCTGGACCTGCGCTGGGAGGGCGGCACGACCGCCAGCAGCGCCGATCTGGACGCGCAGATTCAGGCAGGGTCGGGGTCGGTGCTGCGGCGGCGCGGGAACGTCCGCGCGGCCCTGGATGGGGGGACGGTGGTGCGGGCCGAGTACCGCACGCCACTGGCCGCGCACGCGCACCTGGAACCCCTGGCGGCCCTGGCGGACGTGAAAGCGGGCGGGCGGATCGAGGTGTGGGCGTCCACGCAGTACCCGCAGAAGATCGTCGACGACCTGCGCGGCGTGTTCGGCAAGGACCGCGAGGTCCTCGTGCACCCGACGCAGCTGGGCGGGGGCTTCGGGCGCAAGGCGGGGCAGCACGCGGCGCTGGAGGCCGCGCGGCTCTCGGCGGCGGTCGGGAAGCCCGTGCATGTCGGCTGGACGCGCGAGGAGGACCTGCAGCACGCCTTCTACCGCCCGCCGACCCATCACGTCCTGCGCGGCAGTGTGGGCGCGGACGGGCGGGTGCGGGGCGTGGAGCAGTTCACGGCGGGCGGCGACATCATCTGGGGGCAGACGGGCCTGCCGGAATTCGTGCGGGACGCACTGGGGTTCGATCCGGGCGGCCTGCTGGGGCAGTTCCTGCCGTACGACCTTCCGGCGTACCGGGTCGTGAACCGCCGCGAGGCGCTGCCCGTCCCGACCGGGTACTGGCGCGGCCTGGGCGTCCTGCCGAACACGTTCGCGCTGGAGAGCTTCATGGACGAACTCGCGCACGCCGCGCGGGTGGACCCCCTGGCGTTCCGACTGCGGCACCTGGGAAGCAGCGGGGACGAGGGTCGCCTGCGGACCGTGCTGGACCGCGCCGCGCGGGCGGCCGGGTGGGGCACGCCCGTCGCGGCGGGCCGGGCGCGCGGCGTGGCGTGCTGCCTGGACCTGAACACCGCCTCGGCGCTGGTGGCGGAGGTCTCGGTGGACGGCGGACGGGTGCGGGTGCACCGCGTGACGGTCGCCGTGGACCCCGGACTGGTCGTGAACCCGGACGGCGCGCGGCTGCAGATCCAGGGGTCGGTGATGATGGCCCTGAGTTCCGCGCTGCACGAGGAACTGACCATTCAGGACGGGCGGGTGGTCGAGTCGAACTTCGACCGGTACCGCCTCCTGCCCCTGCGGGACGCGCCGGAGGTCGAGGTGATCCTGATCGAGAGCGGCGAGGACCCGCAGGGCCTGGGCGAACCCGTGATGGGCCCGGCGGCGGCCGCCGTGGCGAACGCGGTGTTCACCCTGACCGGCCAGCGCCTGCGGACCCTGCCCCTGCGCCCCGGAAGCTGAGCTTCAGCATCCGGGCCACGCATGGGCGGGAGCCCGTCCGTTTCGTGGATGGATCGGAACGACACCGGTCCTCCCCACTCCACTCCCGGGCCCCCTTCTTCTCCTCCTCTGCGGGGCAGCTCTGCGAGTCGCATCCGCTCGGGTGGAAAGGTTCTCGCCAACCATTCCACCGGAGTCGATGTCATTCCAGCACGAAGCGGATGCTCTCCTCGAAGGTGACGCGGGCGACGTCGGCGCGCGGCAGGACGACGTTGCGGCGCCAGGGCATCCATTCGGTCTGCCCCTGGGCACTGCGCAGGAAGCCGCGCAGGCCGACCTCGACGTAACGGGCGTCCCCGCCCAGCAGCGCGGCGAGTCCGGCGCGGACGGCGTCCGGGTCGGTCAGGGGGCCGGTCAGGCGCGCGGAGGGCACGCCCGGCACCTCCTCCGGGGTCTGGGTGGGAGTCTGTCCGGTGTGGGTCTGGCCGGTGGGGTTGGGGTGCGGGCGGTACAGGTCCACCGTGAAGCCCGGCAGGGCCAGCAGCGCGGCGCGGGCCTGCGCTTCGGGCAGCGGGCGGGTGAAGGTGACGTGCAGGTCGATGTCGAACCCGCGCGTGCCCTTGTCCGTGCGGGAGGTCGGGGCCGTCACGGGGTGTTCGGCTCCTGAAGGCTCTGCGGCTGGGCACTCCGTTCCAGGGCCTTGCGGTGCTGGTACAGGTGCGTGGCGACCATGCGCGTCCAGTCGAGCGCGTCCAGCTCCCCGAAGAACGGGTGCCACAGGGTCCGGCCCGGCGTGGCGCGCAGCGCGCCCGTGACGGTGCTCAGGCCCGCGCGGCTCTGCGTCCAGGTGGCGTCCAGGTCGTCCCACGCGAGGCCCGCAGCGCCGGGCTGGGTGTGGGGCGGGGCGACGCGGCGACCGTCGGGCGTGAGTTCACCGGGCATCTGCGGCATGGGGCGCAGTTCACGTTCGGACAGCAGCAGGCCGACGCCGCGCGCGATGGAATCGTTGATCTTCAGGACGTGCTCGGCCTCCTGCGCGGGGCTCCAGTCGCGGCCCGGCTGGGTGCGGGTCCAGTCGTCTGCGCGGGTGCGCAGGTGCGCGTGGAACAGGTCGAGTTCGCGGTCCAGACGGGCGCGGACGTCCTCGGGCGTGGCGCCCATGGGGGCCAGGGCGGCCGGGTCCAGCAGCGGTTTGGTCATGCGGGCAGTGTACGCCGCGCGGCCCGGCGCGGTCATACGCACTCCGGTTGAACGGGTTGCAAAACCGTTCAACCCGAGCGGACTCGTAGAGCTGCGCAGCAGCGCGAGCACAAGAGAAACGCCCCTCCGGGCGTGGAGTTGGCAACCCGGTGTCCTTCCGGGTTGTGAACGAAACAGACGGAATCCGGATCAGCCCTGCCTCCACCCGGCCCACACGCCCAGCGGGCCCGCGCCCGCCACGCCGCAACGTGCCCGGAACGGCCACCCGGCGGGCGTACTCCAGCGGCTCAGGGGGTCGGTAGGGCCGTAGGCGTCGAAGTCCCGGTCCTGCGCGGCCAGCCCGGCGGTGAGGCAGTCCTGCACGGCCTGTGGCCGGAAGGCCCGACCGGTCAGGGCGCTCAGGAACGCGGCGGCCTCGCGGGTCTGCGCGGCGGTCAGGCGGGTGCCGCGCGGGGCGCCGGGGCGCAGCAGCCGCGCGCCGCTGACCTGGCCGCCGGGGCGGACG encodes the following:
- a CDS encoding thioesterase family protein; translation: MHAIPEGFTQTLTVTVTDDMTVEFGELGRLHPVYATYWMARHFEEAGRKIILPFLEDGEGGIGTQVDVTHTASALPGMTVTVTATFDRMEGRRIVARMRAVNELGDEIGHGSTTQMVLPQSRIDAGFDTLRARWAERVDG
- a CDS encoding YihY/virulence factor BrkB family protein; its protein translation is MRLKPADLFTLLREAFLAFGQDQAPRLAAAIAYYAIFSIAPMLLLGVVLAGRLISNVDVQAQLFGPGSLVAQNLGDSTAEFLRGLVNTDSLQKGSLIATLGAFVTLFLGATGLFVQLQGALNAMWGADPAPPQGFLHVLVTRVKSFVMILAIGLVLIVFLGLNTYLSAIAQGLGDTIGAGAFFVRLGTALLSMLFLTPVFAGIYKVLPDVKLEWREVWVGGAFTATLFTLGQLGIGLYLGQAAPGSVFAGAASLVVLLLWIYYSAMIFFFGAEVTWVYSQKFGTHAGGAANTAKKEALAAQGVDIDPTESAQERDAKDAAGAPIRDARGRVLGVPVPKLPRVLPRVPRRDEGRVLPTVRATLWNAVTAVLAVPAVIVLRLLGITGGRRR
- the hisA gene encoding 1-(5-phosphoribosyl)-5-[(5-phosphoribosylamino)methylideneamino]imidazole-4-carboxamide isomerase encodes the protein MQEPLIIPCVDIQSGRAVRLFEGDPDRETVYFDSPLDAARHWVGLGAGLVHLVDLDAATGRGENRAVIAQITAELDVPVEVGGGIRSREAAEELLRLGVHRVVIGTAAVKQPELVRDLIAAHGPERVVVSLDARGLEVATHGWAQGSGVMVADLTPTLADAGLETLIFTDVTRDGTLRGLNRELMAQVRRLWTNTLIVGGGVANLDDVRLLREERIEGAIVGRAIYEGILPFPATLD
- a CDS encoding glycosyltransferase family 4 protein; translation: MRVGIVTATYLPSRNGVATSTALFARGLRERGHEVRIFAPRHPLMPAHEDGVYRLNSSFAGARALGAPADYPVMLAPGPLLTSRLPLRGLDVLHTMHPFLAGQLALKWARLSDAPVVYTAHTQYDQYLHYAPMPKRVGRAVLRPHVSAFARRVDAVLAPGRAMVDMLREYGFQGQVDLMPNPVDLAAFRAATGAAFREQYHVSPDAPLVVSLGRLAPEKNLDVLLRAFDRARASRPDLRLLVVGDGPSRAALEQAAPEGVTFTGPVPYERVPQALAAADVFLTASTSEVLPMSMIEALAAGAPLVAAQSPAALDLIQEGVNGTIRAATPEALAEGLLDTLIPERLPALQAGARASATQYDLTTRAAALEAVYEQVIRRKRR
- a CDS encoding VC0807 family protein → MPVMTVAPTPAKRPRVPKTVWDLIFTLLIPIMILSPNILGSGISVAEQVFGGGTTGNVRAYLLAALIPVAYVLWDLLVNRNVSPVALIGGAGAIFSGALAFWYVDGFWYAIKDSARSYLVGLLFLISAATSVPLFRVFLDATSIGESPEHRAATQTAMRDPIVKRGLVQGTVVFAVVDLIGGVVNSVVNYQRVTAKFGTDDFNAQIAAVNAIMRVPSLIISLLGVAVAVWLLNRAVTARYGAGASLFEPGKLAERLRERGEPVT
- the chrA gene encoding chromate efflux transporter; translated protein: MRALEVFTVFLRLGLSSFGGPVAHLGFFRAEFVGRRAWLSDAEYAELVAVANFLPGPSSSQVGLAVGLHRAGWVGAGAAWLGFTLPSALLMALLGGTLAGSAADGAGWVQGVKLAAVAVVAQAVAGMWSALVTDQVRAGLALGAAAALLVLPAWWPGAGGWGTLGVLGLCALIGWRVLSGAASGAGALRVPVSRRAGGALLALGAVLAATFAALSALGGGWALLWATFRAGALVFGGGHVVLPLLEPAFVPDLLPHGVFVAGYGAANAMPGPLFTFASYLGAAAAPALGLGAGVAALLGTLGIFLPGALLMLGALPFWSALSGRAGARAALAGVNAGVVGLLLAALYTPVFTGAVRGPADLAGALLAYAALTAGRVPAWVVVPVCAALGWALG
- a CDS encoding (2Fe-2S)-binding protein, yielding MQLTVNGQRREVAHPDEMLVWVLRDELGLTGTHYGCGIGACGSCTVLVGGQVTRACLTPASAAAGREVTTVEGLARGERLHPVQQAFLENPLQCGWCLPGHLMSAAALLDRTPDPTPAQIEEAAGINLCRCGGYNAIRRAVARAAELKRGGL
- a CDS encoding xanthine dehydrogenase family protein molybdopterin-binding subunit, which translates into the protein MKPVTRRRVLIGLGSGAGVLIVGAPLALNAGRPALVEFIEENGTGPQDAPRDPDLWFEVTPAGVTFFVPKVEMGQGIHTALAQIAAEELEVTPEQLTVRQADTARGYAGGTMFTFGSTSVKALYRPLREAAATLRELLREEAARQLGVPAARLTAAGGSFFVAGSRERIGYAQVVAGKQGEWVIPEAAPVLKARRDFKRIGRAMPRTDFRDKVLGTATYGYDARLPGMLFGAVARPPRFGARLVSASAGAAGRQPGVERVVIDLKAGFAGVVARTRTQARAALSSLDLRWEGGTTASSADLDAQIQAGSGSVLRRRGNVRAALDGGTVVRAEYRTPLAAHAHLEPLAALADVKAGGRIEVWASTQYPQKIVDDLRGVFGKDREVLVHPTQLGGGFGRKAGQHAALEAARLSAAVGKPVHVGWTREEDLQHAFYRPPTHHVLRGSVGADGRVRGVEQFTAGGDIIWGQTGLPEFVRDALGFDPGGLLGQFLPYDLPAYRVVNRREALPVPTGYWRGLGVLPNTFALESFMDELAHAARVDPLAFRLRHLGSSGDEGRLRTVLDRAARAAGWGTPVAAGRARGVACCLDLNTASALVAEVSVDGGRVRVHRVTVAVDPGLVVNPDGARLQIQGSVMMALSSALHEELTIQDGRVVESNFDRYRLLPLRDAPEVEVILIESGEDPQGLGEPVMGPAAAAVANAVFTLTGQRLRTLPLRPGS
- a CDS encoding DinB family protein; its protein translation is MTKPLLDPAALAPMGATPEDVRARLDRELDLFHAHLRTRADDWTRTQPGRDWSPAQEAEHVLKINDSIARGVGLLLSERELRPMPQMPGELTPDGRRVAPPHTQPGAAGLAWDDLDATWTQSRAGLSTVTGALRATPGRTLWHPFFGELDALDWTRMVATHLYQHRKALERSAQPQSLQEPNTP